GCACTTCCTTGATTTCCTTGCGCTCGTTCGCGTGCATCTGCAGGATCCGGCCGAGCCGCTCCTTCTTGTCCTTCGTCGCGTTGAGCAGCGTGTCGCCCGATTCGACGACGCCCGAGTACACGCGGAAGAAGATCAACTGGCCGACGAACGGGTCGGTCATGATCTTGAACGCGAGCGCGGAGAACGGCTCGTCGTCGCTCGGATGACGTTCCGCTTCGTTGTCGTGGAGATCGTGGCCAAGGATCGCGGGCACGTCGGCGGGCGACGGCAGATAGTCGATCACCGCGTCGAGCATCGCCTGCACGCCCTTGTTCTTGAACGCGCTGCCGCAGAGCATCGGCACGATCTCGTTGGCGATCGTGCGCCGGCGCAGCGCGGCCTTGATCTCGTCCTCGGTGAGCGAGTGGTGATCGGTCAGATACTTCTCGAGCAGTTCCTCGCTGGCCTCGGCGGCGGCCTCCACCATCTTCTCGCGCCACTCGTGCGCAATCTCGACGAGGTTCGCCGGGATGTCCTCGTACGTGAACTTCACGCCCTGGCTTTCGTCGTCCCAGACGATCGCCTTCATCTTCACGAGATCGACGACGCCCTGGAAGTGCTCTTCCGCGCCGATCGGAATCTGGATCGGCACCGCGACGCCCTTCAGGCGCTCGCCGATCTGCCGCTGCACGCGGAAGAAATCGGCGCCGACCCGGTCCATCTTGTTGACGAACGCGATGCGCGGCACCTTGTACTTGTTCGCCTGGCGCCACACGGTTTCGGACTGCGGCTGCACGCCGCCCACCGAGTCGTAGACCATGCACGCGCCGTCGAGCACGCGCATCGAGCGTTCGACTTCGATCGTGAAATCGACGTGACCCGGGGTATCGATGATGTTGATCCGATGCTCTGGATAATTGCCGGCCATGCCTTTCCAGAACGCCGTCGTCGCCGCGGAGGTGATCGTGATGCCGCGCTCCTGTTCCTGCTCCATCCAGTCCATCGTGGCCGCGCCGTCGTGAACCTCGCCGATCTTGTGGCTCACGCCGGTATAGAACAGGATGCGCTCGGTCGTCGTGGTCTTGCCGGCGTCGATGTGAGCGCTGATCCCGATATTGCGATAGCGCTCGATGGGGGTTTTGCGGGGCACGTGAACCTCCTGGTGGCTCTGGACGAAAACGGCTCGGCCGGTGCGGCCGGCGCCGTCGCTCTTGCGAGACTTAAAGCATAGCGCTTGCTCGTGGCTTTTGCAGATGCGGGCGATGCGTCGGCGATCAAGTCCCGCGGCGTGGCGGGCGTGTTCCGTCCGTTGGGCCGCGCCGGCCGTGCACGAAAACGGCGCGTAAAAAAGCCGGCGCGCGGCCGGCTTGTCGGGCGGGGCGGGCGGCGCGCATCGACCAAGCGCGCCGGGCGTCATTGCGGCTTCGGCAGCCCGTCGATCTTCATGCCGGGCTTGATGCCCTTCGCGGTGAACCAGCCCTTGTTCATCTCGAGCGCGTAGACGCCGTTGTTGCGCGGGCAGTGATTGTCGGTCGTCTCGGCCTTCATCTCGTCGACGTCGGTGATCGTGCCGTCCGCGCGGATGAACGCGATCGACAGCGGAATCAGCGTGTTCTTCATCCAGAAGCAATGCACGGCGTTCTCGTTGAACACGAACAGCATGCCTTCGTTCGGCGCGAGCTGCGAGCGGTACATGAGGCCCTGCTCGCGATCGGCGTCGTTCGCCGCGACGGCCGCGTCGATCACGTACATGCCGGCGCGCAGCTTCACGCGCGGGAATTCGTCCGGCTGCTTCGCGCCGGGCGGCAACTGCGCGGTTTGCGCGGACGCGGCGTGCATGCCGCCCGCGGCGAGCGCGAGCGCGACCGCGACCGGAAAGACGGTGGCTCGCACGAGTCGGGCGAGCGAAGAGCGCGGGGAAAATCGCACGGCTAGGGCTCCTATCGGGAATTCGAGACCCGCATGGTACGCGAAGCGCGGCGTTGCGCGCAGATGGGACGCGGCGTCACGCGGGCGAGCGGAAACAAAAACAAAAAGGCAGATCGCCTCGCGGTGATCTGCCTTGCAACGCCGTAAGAACGGCAACAGCTTGTTCTTGACTGCGTCTTACAGAATGCTTTCTGCTTAGTTCGATGCCGGTTCAGCGGCGCTGGCGGCTTCGGCCTTCGCTGCCTTCTTGTGCGCCTTCTTGTGAGCGTGCTTCTTGTGGGCCTTCTTAGCCGGTGCCGAAGCAGCTTCAGCCTTCTCAGCCGGAGCCGAAGCGGCGGCCGGAGCCGAAGCTTGCGCGAAAGCAGCCGTTGCGAAGAGACCAGCGACCAGAGCGGCGATCAGTTTGTTCATGTTGTGTTCCTCAGCTTTAGTTAATTAACCAAATGACCCGGCATAGGAGTCATGTCGTCTAACGTGCCATCCACCTTTCGGTTGACAGACGCATCGAGAAAAATCTCTTCGCGCTGCGGGCGGCCGGTTCGCGGGGTGTCGCTCAAGCGACGGGACCGCGGCTCGGTCGCCAATGCCGGATAGCTGGGAGTGGCATCTGCGTGGTTTAACGCGTCGGGTTCGCGGTCGGTTGACGCACGGCGAAACGTTCCGCCGAATTGTCATCCGTGCCGCACTGCGCGCTCCCATGGCGCGCGCGGCGGCAGCTCGCGGGTCTCGCCGGGCGCGAGGCCGAGCGCGAACACGTCGAGCGCGCCGATGCCGACGCGAATGAGGCGCAGCGTCGGAAAGCCGATGGCCGCGGTCATTCGCCGCACCTGACGGTTCTTGCCTTCGGCGATCTCCAGCTCGATCCAGGTGGTCGGGATCGCCGCGCGATAGCGGATCGGCGGGGTGCGCGGCCAGAGCGTGTCGGGCGGCGTGACGAAGCGCGCGCGGCACGGGCGGCTCACGTAGTCGCCGAGATCGACGCCGCGCTCGAGCGCGGCGAGCGCGGCCGCGTCGGGCGCGCCCTCGACCTGTGCCCAGTAGCGCTTGACGAGCTTGTGGCGCGGCTCGGCGATCTTCGCCTGCAGCGCGCCGTCGTCGGTGAGCAGAAGCAGCCCCTCGCTGTCGGCATCGAGACGGCCCGCCGGATAGACGCCGGGCGTCTTCACCCAGTCGCCGAGCGACGCGCGGGCTTCGTGCGGGGAGAACTGGCAGATCGTGCCGAACGGTTTGTTGAGGGCGATGAGGCGCATGGGGCAAGGCTCGCGAGGAAACGGGCGGCGCGACGCGGGCCGCGTTCTATGGCAAATGGCGGAATCTTAATGCATAATACGGAACGGCAAGTCTTTTGTCTTATATAAGACTTGCGCGGGTCCCGCGTGCCTGATTCGCGCCGCCTCGCGCCGCGAGAGCGCTAGAATAGCGGCTCGCCGTCGCGGACGCAGGGCCGGCGCCGCGCTTGCCCGACCGCGCACAACCAGATACCCACCAGCCCAGCCATATCACTGGAGTCGATCATGCCGTATCAGCACATCAAGGTTCCGGAAGGCGGTGACAAGATCACCGTCAACAAGGATTTCTCGCTCAACGTTTCCGATCAGCCGATCATTCCCTACATCGAGGGCGACGGCACGGGCTTCGATATCACGCCGGTGATGATCAAGGTCGTCGACGCGGCGGTCGAGAAGGCGTACGGCGGCAAGAAGAAGATCCACTGGATGGAGATCTACGCCGGCGAGAAGGCGACGAAGGTCTACGGTCCGGACGTGTGGCTGCCGGAAGAGACGCTGCAGGTGCTGAAGGAGTACGTCGTGTCGATCAAGGGGCCGCTCACGACCCCGGTCGGCGGCGGCATCCGTTCGCTGAACGTCGCGCTGCGCCAGGAGCTCGACCTGTACGTCTGCCTGCGCCCGATTCAGTACTTCAAGGGCGTTCCCTCGCCCGTGCGCGAGCCGGAGAAGACCAACATGGTGATCTTCCGCGAGAACTCGGAAGACATCTACGCCGGCATCGAATGGGCGGCCGAATCCGAGCAGGCGAAGAAGGTCATCAAGTTCCTGCAGGAAGAGATGGGCGTGAAGAAGATCCGCTTCCCGGAAACGTCGGGCATCGGCATCAAGCCCGTGTCGAAGGAAGGCACCGAGCGCCTCGTGCGCAAGGCGATCCAGTACGCGATCGACAACGACCGCAAGTCGGTCACGCTCGTCCACAAGGGCAACATCATGAAGTTCACGGAAGGCACGTTCCGTGACGCCGGCTATGCGCTCGCCCAGAAGGAGTTCGGCGCGGTGCTGATCGACGGCGGCCCGTGGATGAAGTTCAAGAACCCGAAGACGGGCAACGAGATCGTGATCAAGGATTCGATCGCCGATGCGTTCCTGCAGCAGATCCTGCTGCGCCCGGCCGAGTACGACGTGATCGCGACGCTGAACCTGAACGGCGACTACATCTCGGACGCGCTTGCCGCGCAAGTCGGCGGCATCGGCATCGCGCCGGGCGCGAACCTGTCGGATTCGGTCGCGATGTTCGAAGCGACGCACGGCACGGCGCCGAAGTACGCAGGCAAGGACTACGTGAACCCGGGTTCGGAAATCCTGTCCGCCGAAATGATGCTGCGCCACCTCGGCTGGACCGAAGCGGCCGACGTCATCATCGCCGCGATGGAAAAGTCGATCAAGCAGAAGCGCGTCACGTACGACTTCGCGCGCCTGATGGAAGGCGCGACGCAAGTGTCGTGCTCGGGCTTCGGTCAGGTGCTGATCGAAAACATGCAGTAAGCGCGTCGGCGTAGCCGATGTCGAGCGACACCCCGGCGGGCCGCGTGCCCGCCGGGGTGTTTCGTTTTGGTGCGGCGCGCGCATCGTTTGCAAGTAGTGCGCAGCGTGTGCCGGCTGGTGTATCGTCGAAACCTCCGTTTCGGCGACACAGGAATCGATCGATGTTGCGCAGACATTTTCTTTCGAGCGCGCTGGCGGCCGCCGCCGCGTCGCTCTTCGCGCGCGGCGCGCTCGCCGCGGGCCATGCGATGGACGGCATGCAAGGGATGGACGGGATGGACGACATGCCCGACATGTCGCCCGCGCCTGCGCGCGCACGGCACGCGAAGCCGACGGCGCCCGCGCTCGCGGCCGCCGACGCGTTGCCCGCGGGCGCGCCGCTCGCCGCGCTGCGCGTGCTCGCGAACGAAAGCCGCGAGCCGGGCATGTTCCGTGCGACGCTCGTCGCGCAGCCCGTCCGGCGCGCGCTTCTGCCGGGCGCCGCGCCGACGGTGTTCTGGCAGTTCGGCGCGGGCGCGCAAGGGCCCGCAGTCGGCCCGCTCATCGACGTGCGCGAAGGCGATACGGTCGAGATTCGCTTCGTCAACCGGCTGCCGCAACCGTCGACGATCCACTGGCATGGGCTGCCCGTGCCGCCCGACCAGGACGGCAATCCGTCCGATCTCGTCGCGCCGGGCGCGACGCGCGTCTATCGCTTCACGCTGCCGAAAGGAAGCGCGGGCACGTACTGGTATCACCCGCATCCGCACATGGCGACGGCCGAGCAGGTGTTTCGCGGACTCGCGGGGCCGTTCGTCGTGCGCGCGGCCGACGATCCGCTCGCCGGCTGGCCCGAGCGGCATCTGTTCGTGTCCGATCTGAAGCTTGCACGCGACGGCACGATTGCGCCGAACGACATGATGGACTGGATGAACGGCCGCCAAGGTCAGTTCGTGCTCGTCAACGGTGCGCGGCGGCCGCGCATCGCGCTCACCGGCGACGAACGCTGGCGCGTGTGGAACGCGTGCAGCGCGCGCTATTTGCGCATCGCGTTTGACGACGGAAGAGCATTTGCGCACATCGGCACCGACGGCGGCTTGTTCGAGGCGCCGCGTGACGTGACGTCGCTGCTGCTCGCGCCGGGCGAGCGCGCCGAGATCGTCGCACGCGCGGGCGACCGCGCGTCGCGCGCGGTGCTGACGGCGCTCGAGTACGACCGCGGCAAGATGGCGATGTCGGACGCCGCGCACGGCAGCCTGCCGCCCGATCCCGCGATGCCGCTTGCCGACGTCGCATTCGAGTCCGCCGCGCCGCGCGCGCTGCCTGACCGGCTGCGCGCGGTGCCCGCGCTCGGCGAGCCGGTCGCGCACAAGGAAGTCGCATTCGGCGAGCAGATGGACAGGAACGCGATGATGCGCGCGGACGCGCGGGGCCGACCGGCCGGCATGCGATTCATGGTGAACGGCGCGACGTTCGAGCCGCATCGCGCGACATTGACGAGCCGGCGCGGCGACGTCGAATCGTGGACGATTCGCAACGAAACCGACATGGACCATCCGTTCCATCTGCACGGCACGCAATTCCAGGTCGTCGAGCGCGAGATCGGCGGCAAGACGACGCCGGAGCCCTATCGCGCGTGGCGGGACACGGTGAACGTTCGGAAGGGCGAGCGCGTGCGGATTCTCACGACGCAGACCGAGCGCGGCGAGCGAATGTTTCACTGCCACATCCTCGAGCACGAGGATCTCGGGATGATGGGAACGCTGAAAGTCGTTTGAAATGGGCGGCGGCCGAGTTCCGTGGTGGAGCGCATGGTTGTTCGCCGCGGCACTCGGGCGAAAAAAAACCCGGCTGGAAGCCGGGTTTTCTATTTCTGATCCAGACGGCCCTCAAGCAGCTTGGATGTTCGACGCTTGCTTACCCTTCGGGCCTTGCACCACCTCGAAGCTGACCTTTTGGCCTTCCTTCAGGGTCTTGAAGCCCTGCATGTTGATCGCCGAGAAATGTGCAAACAGATCTTCGCCGCCTTCGTCGGGCGTGATGAAACCGAAGCCCTTCGCGTCATTGAACCATTTGACAATACCAGTTGCCATACCTACTTCCCCTGTCACACAGTCGCTACTTACAACGAGCACGCTCGAAAAGCTAAACGACCGGCATACGCAGCCGTTCCCCCCTCACAAGCTCACCTCGGCCTCTTTCAGATTGTCAAAGACAAATTGAAAAAAGTGCCAGCTTGATTGTTGGCGCTCTTTAATTGAGTGTCAAGAAAATTTTTAGACGTATACGGGGACGTTGTAAAGAACCCATTTTCAGGGTTTATCCCGCTTTGCTTCGCAGCATCGGAGCGAGCGAGGGGACTTGAAAAGTCGCATAATCGTCGCACATACCAGGCTCGAGTGACGCGCGTTCGAGGTTCTACGCGTTGTGGGATACTCGATCCATGCACAATGCGCGGGCGGCATGCCGCATGCTTGCACATCGAACCGGAGCCGGCCCCGCAGCCGGCTCCGGTTCGATGTGAGAGGGACGCTGCCGCGCGTGGGGAGCCGGGGAGGGCGCCGGCTGGTCAGTCGGTTAACGACAGGATTGCGGGCCTGTCCGAGTTGTTTAGAATGGGTGTATGGCGATTATCCCGGACAAGCAGGACAGCACCGTCCTGGAACGCAAGGAACAGAAGCTCAAGCCGCCTTCGATGTACAAGGTGGTGCTCCTGAACGACGACTTCACGCCAATGGAATTCGTCGTGATGATCGTGCAGGAGTATTTCAAGAAGGATCGCGAAACGGCCACACAGATTATGCTGAAGGTGCATCGCGAAGGGCGGGGGGTTTGTGGGGTCTATACGCGAGACATCGCGTCGACCAAAGTCGAGCAAGTCGTTACCCATGCGCGGCAGGCCGGGCATCCGCTGCAGTGCGTGATGGAGGAAGCATGATTGCCCAGGAATTGGAAGTCAGCCTGCACATGGCGTTCATGGAAGCGCGCCAGGCGCGGCATGAGTTCATTACGGTCGAGCATCTTTTGTTGGCCCTGCTGGATAACCCGACGGCAGCCGAGGTGCTGCGCGCGTGCGCGGCGAACATCGAGGATCTGCGTCAGAACCTGCGCAACTTCATCCACGACAACACGCCTACCGTTCCCGGCACCGACGATGTCGACACGCAGCCGACGCTCGGCTTCCAGCGCGTGATCCAGCGCGCCATCATGCACGTGCAGTCGACGTCGAACGGCAAGAAGGAAGTCACGGGCGCGAACGTGCTCGTCGCGATCTTCGGAGAGAAGGATTCGCACGCGGTCTACTACCTGCAGCAGCAGGGGGTGACGCGCCTCGACGTCGTCAACTTCATTTCGCACGGCATCGCGAAGACGAGCGGCGGCGAAGCCGCGAAGCCCGCCGACGCGAACGCGGAAGGCGAGGACGCGAGCGCGCAGAAGGAAACGCCGCTCGCGCAGTTCACGCAGAACCTGAACCAGATGGCGAAGGACGGCCGCATCGATCCGCTGATCGGGCGCGAGTCGGAGGTCGAGCGCGTCGTGCAGGTGCTCTGCCGCCGCCGCAAGAACAATCCGCTCCTCGTCGGCGAGGCGGGCGTCGGCAAGACGGCGATCGCCGAAGGCCTCGCGTACCGGATCACGCGCGGCGAGGTGCCGGACATCCTCGCGAACGCGCAGGTGTATTCGCTCGACATGGGCGCGCTCCTGGCGGGCACGAAGTACCGCGGCGATTTCGAGCAGCGTCTGAAGACGGTGCTGAAGGAACTGAAGGAGCGGCCGCACGCGATTCTCTTCATCGACGAGATCCACACGCTGATCGGCGCGGGCGCCGCATCGGGCGGCACGCTCGACGCGTCGAACCTGCTGAAGCCGGCGCTGTCGTCGGGCACGCTCAAGTGCATCGGCGCCACGACGTTCACCGAATATCGCGGGATCTTCGAAAAGGATGCGGCGCTGTCGCGGCGCTTCCAGAAGGTCGACGTGACCGAGCCGACCGTCGAGCAGACGGTTGCGATCCTGCGCGGCCTGAAGTCGCGCTTCGAGGAGCATCACGGCGTCAAGTATTCGTCGGGCGCGCTGTCGGCGGCCGCCGAGTTGTCGGCGCGCTTCATCACCGACCGTCATCTGCCCGACAAGGCGATCGACGTGATCGACGAGGCGGGCGCCGCGCAGCGCGTGCTGCCGAAATCGAAGCAGAAGAAGACGATCGGCAAGAGCGAGATCGAGGAAATCATCTCGAAGATCGCGCGCGTTCCGCCGCAGAGCGTGTCGCAGGACGACCGCAGCAAGCTGCAGACGCTCGATCGCGATCTGAAGAGCGTCGTGTTCGGCCAGGACCCGGCGATCGACGCGCTCGCGGCCTCGATCAAGATGGCGCGTGCGGGCCTCGGCAAGATGGACAAGCCGATCGGCGCGTTCCTGTTCTCCGGCCCGACGGGTGTCGGCAAGACCGAAGTGGCGCGCCAGCTCGCGTTCACGCTCGGCATCGAGCTGATCCGCTTCGACATGTCGGAATACATGGAGCGTCACGCGGTGAGCCGCCTGATCGGCGCGCCGCCCGGATACGTCGGGTTCGACCAGGGCGGCTTGCTGACCGAGGCCGTCACGAAGAAGCCGCACTGCGTGCTGCTGCTCGACGAAATCGAGAAGGCGCATCCGGACATCTTCAACGTGCTGCTGCAGGTGATGGATCACGGCACGCTGACGGACAACAACGGGCGCAAGGCGGATTTCCGCAACGTCATCATCATCATGACGACGAACGCGGGCGCGGAATCGATGCAGAAGGCGACGATCGGTTTCACGACGCGGCGCGAAGTCGGCGACGAGATGGCGGACATCAAGCGCCTGTTCACGCCCGAGTTCCGCAACCGGCTCGATGCGACGATCAGCTTCCGTGCGCTCGATGAGGAAATCATCATGCGGGTGGTCGACAAGTTCCTGATCCAGCTGGAGGAGCAACTGCACGAGAAGAAGGTCGACGCGCTCTTCACCGACGCGTTGCGCAAGCATCTCGCGAAGCACGGCTTCGATCCGCTGATGGGCGCGCGGCCGATGCAGCGGCTGATCCAGGACACGATCCGGCGTGCGCTTGCCGACGAGCTGCTGTTCGGCAAGCTCGTGAACGGCGGCCACGTGACGGTCGACGTCGACGAGAACGACAAGGTGCTGCTGTCGTTCGACAAGACGGCGACGCCGCCGAGCAAGCCGAATGAAGAGGCGGTGGAAGTCGAATAGCCGCAGGTCCAAAATGTTTCGCATGAACGGCGCGGGAGGTCTTCCGCGCCGTTTCGTTTTATTCGCGGCAGATACACGGTATTGAAGCAGGAGTCTGGTGTGACACAAGAACAAAGAACGTTCGACTCGATCGTCGAGCGCGAAAAGGGGCTGCGGCGCGGGCTCTCGTCGGGGCAGATGGCGATGATCGCGATTGGAGGCGCGATTGGGACGGGGCTCTTTCTGGGCAGCGGTTTCGCGATCGGGCTCGCGGGGCCGGGCGTGCTGGTGTCGTATGCGATCGGCGCGCTGATCGCGCTGCTGCTGAT
Above is a window of Burkholderia thailandensis E264 DNA encoding:
- the fusA gene encoding elongation factor G, with amino-acid sequence MPRKTPIERYRNIGISAHIDAGKTTTTERILFYTGVSHKIGEVHDGAATMDWMEQEQERGITITSAATTAFWKGMAGNYPEHRINIIDTPGHVDFTIEVERSMRVLDGACMVYDSVGGVQPQSETVWRQANKYKVPRIAFVNKMDRVGADFFRVQRQIGERLKGVAVPIQIPIGAEEHFQGVVDLVKMKAIVWDDESQGVKFTYEDIPANLVEIAHEWREKMVEAAAEASEELLEKYLTDHHSLTEDEIKAALRRRTIANEIVPMLCGSAFKNKGVQAMLDAVIDYLPSPADVPAILGHDLHDNEAERHPSDDEPFSALAFKIMTDPFVGQLIFFRVYSGVVESGDTLLNATKDKKERLGRILQMHANERKEIKEVRAGDIAAAVGLKEATTGDTLCDPGKPIILEKMEFPEPVISQAVEPKTKADQEKMGLALNRLAQEDPSFRVQTDEESGQTIISGMGELHLEIIVDRMRREFGVEATVGKPQVAYRETVRTVAEDVEGKFVKQSGGRGQYGHAVIKLEPNPGKGYEFLDEIKGGVIPREFIPAVNKGIEETLKSGVLAGYPVVDVKVHLTFGSYHDVDSNENAFRMAGSMAFKEAMRRAKPVLLEPMMAVEVETPEEFMGNVMGDLSSRRGIVQGMEDIAGGGGKLVRAEVPLAEMFGYSTSLRSATQGRATYTMEFKHYAETPSNVSEAVINAKQVGRG
- a CDS encoding DUF192 domain-containing protein is translated as MRFSPRSSLARLVRATVFPVAVALALAAGGMHAASAQTAQLPPGAKQPDEFPRVKLRAGMYVIDAAVAANDADREQGLMYRSQLAPNEGMLFVFNENAVHCFWMKNTLIPLSIAFIRADGTITDVDEMKAETTDNHCPRNNGVYALEMNKGWFTAKGIKPGMKIDGLPKPQ
- a CDS encoding pseudouridine synthase — encoded protein: MRLIALNKPFGTICQFSPHEARASLGDWVKTPGVYPAGRLDADSEGLLLLTDDGALQAKIAEPRHKLVKRYWAQVEGAPDAAALAALERGVDLGDYVSRPCRARFVTPPDTLWPRTPPIRYRAAIPTTWIELEIAEGKNRQVRRMTAAIGFPTLRLIRVGIGALDVFALGLAPGETRELPPRAPWERAVRHG
- the icd gene encoding NADP-dependent isocitrate dehydrogenase gives rise to the protein MPYQHIKVPEGGDKITVNKDFSLNVSDQPIIPYIEGDGTGFDITPVMIKVVDAAVEKAYGGKKKIHWMEIYAGEKATKVYGPDVWLPEETLQVLKEYVVSIKGPLTTPVGGGIRSLNVALRQELDLYVCLRPIQYFKGVPSPVREPEKTNMVIFRENSEDIYAGIEWAAESEQAKKVIKFLQEEMGVKKIRFPETSGIGIKPVSKEGTERLVRKAIQYAIDNDRKSVTLVHKGNIMKFTEGTFRDAGYALAQKEFGAVLIDGGPWMKFKNPKTGNEIVIKDSIADAFLQQILLRPAEYDVIATLNLNGDYISDALAAQVGGIGIAPGANLSDSVAMFEATHGTAPKYAGKDYVNPGSEILSAEMMLRHLGWTEAADVIIAAMEKSIKQKRVTYDFARLMEGATQVSCSGFGQVLIENMQ
- a CDS encoding multicopper oxidase family protein — encoded protein: MLRRHFLSSALAAAAASLFARGALAAGHAMDGMQGMDGMDDMPDMSPAPARARHAKPTAPALAAADALPAGAPLAALRVLANESREPGMFRATLVAQPVRRALLPGAAPTVFWQFGAGAQGPAVGPLIDVREGDTVEIRFVNRLPQPSTIHWHGLPVPPDQDGNPSDLVAPGATRVYRFTLPKGSAGTYWYHPHPHMATAEQVFRGLAGPFVVRAADDPLAGWPERHLFVSDLKLARDGTIAPNDMMDWMNGRQGQFVLVNGARRPRIALTGDERWRVWNACSARYLRIAFDDGRAFAHIGTDGGLFEAPRDVTSLLLAPGERAEIVARAGDRASRAVLTALEYDRGKMAMSDAAHGSLPPDPAMPLADVAFESAAPRALPDRLRAVPALGEPVAHKEVAFGEQMDRNAMMRADARGRPAGMRFMVNGATFEPHRATLTSRRGDVESWTIRNETDMDHPFHLHGTQFQVVEREIGGKTTPEPYRAWRDTVNVRKGERVRILTTQTERGERMFHCHILEHEDLGMMGTLKVV
- a CDS encoding cold-shock protein; translation: MATGIVKWFNDAKGFGFITPDEGGEDLFAHFSAINMQGFKTLKEGQKVSFEVVQGPKGKQASNIQAA
- the clpS gene encoding ATP-dependent Clp protease adapter ClpS codes for the protein MAIIPDKQDSTVLERKEQKLKPPSMYKVVLLNDDFTPMEFVVMIVQEYFKKDRETATQIMLKVHREGRGVCGVYTRDIASTKVEQVVTHARQAGHPLQCVMEEA
- the clpA gene encoding ATP-dependent Clp protease ATP-binding subunit ClpA, giving the protein MIAQELEVSLHMAFMEARQARHEFITVEHLLLALLDNPTAAEVLRACAANIEDLRQNLRNFIHDNTPTVPGTDDVDTQPTLGFQRVIQRAIMHVQSTSNGKKEVTGANVLVAIFGEKDSHAVYYLQQQGVTRLDVVNFISHGIAKTSGGEAAKPADANAEGEDASAQKETPLAQFTQNLNQMAKDGRIDPLIGRESEVERVVQVLCRRRKNNPLLVGEAGVGKTAIAEGLAYRITRGEVPDILANAQVYSLDMGALLAGTKYRGDFEQRLKTVLKELKERPHAILFIDEIHTLIGAGAASGGTLDASNLLKPALSSGTLKCIGATTFTEYRGIFEKDAALSRRFQKVDVTEPTVEQTVAILRGLKSRFEEHHGVKYSSGALSAAAELSARFITDRHLPDKAIDVIDEAGAAQRVLPKSKQKKTIGKSEIEEIISKIARVPPQSVSQDDRSKLQTLDRDLKSVVFGQDPAIDALAASIKMARAGLGKMDKPIGAFLFSGPTGVGKTEVARQLAFTLGIELIRFDMSEYMERHAVSRLIGAPPGYVGFDQGGLLTEAVTKKPHCVLLLDEIEKAHPDIFNVLLQVMDHGTLTDNNGRKADFRNVIIIMTTNAGAESMQKATIGFTTRREVGDEMADIKRLFTPEFRNRLDATISFRALDEEIIMRVVDKFLIQLEEQLHEKKVDALFTDALRKHLAKHGFDPLMGARPMQRLIQDTIRRALADELLFGKLVNGGHVTVDVDENDKVLLSFDKTATPPSKPNEEAVEVE